The following coding sequences are from one Sphingomonadaceae bacterium OTU29LAMAA1 window:
- a CDS encoding alpha/beta hydrolase, with translation MLMLGADAVLPLRGDTPVPDALTFEAGHPDDRAVVTAVAQPVLLEFRPAVPNGRAMLVLGGGGYVALMVGREGVQVARWLTALGYHAYVLVHRFPDADQGPSAPLDDAAAAMLAIRALGHDGIGVVGLSSGGHLAACLAAARPSAWPGDDALRPDAMVIGYAPISTNAAGRTVVADKPPLAPPEKQALYDALQPDRQLLPAPPPAFIVYAGNDPVVPVENARRLHDAWTAAGGPAELHVFVDAPHGFAMDTVGLPVAIWPALCEAWLRQTGFL, from the coding sequence ATGCTGATGCTGGGCGCGGACGCGGTGCTGCCGCTGCGGGGGGATACGCCGGTCCCCGACGCGCTGACGTTCGAGGCGGGTCATCCGGACGATCGTGCCGTGGTGACGGCGGTCGCGCAGCCGGTGCTGCTAGAGTTTCGCCCGGCGGTGCCGAACGGTCGGGCGATGCTGGTGCTGGGCGGTGGCGGCTATGTCGCGCTGATGGTCGGGCGCGAGGGGGTCCAGGTGGCGCGCTGGCTGACCGCGCTCGGCTATCATGCCTATGTGCTGGTGCACCGCTTTCCGGATGCGGACCAAGGCCCGTCCGCACCGCTCGACGATGCGGCGGCGGCGATGCTGGCGATCCGCGCCCTGGGCCATGACGGTATCGGCGTCGTCGGCCTGTCCTCCGGGGGGCATCTGGCGGCCTGCCTCGCGGCGGCGCGCCCATCCGCGTGGCCGGGCGACGACGCGCTGCGGCCGGATGCGATGGTGATCGGCTATGCGCCCATTTCAACCAATGCCGCGGGACGCACCGTCGTCGCCGACAAGCCACCGCTCGCACCGCCGGAGAAACAGGCGCTGTACGATGCGTTGCAGCCCGATCGACAGTTGCTGCCGGCGCCGCCGCCGGCATTCATCGTCTATGCGGGCAACGATCCGGTGGTGCCGGTGGAGAATGCACGGCGGTTGCATGATGCCTGGACGGCGGCCGGCGGGCCGGCGGAACTGCATGTCTTCGTCGATGCGCCGCACGGGTTCGCGATGGACACCGTCGGCCTGCCCGTCGCGATCTGGCCGGCCTTGTGCGAGGCCTGGCTTCGCCAGACCGGCTTCCTCTGA
- a CDS encoding class II aldolase/adducin family protein: MATSLRKDESAGMAPGEWEARVDLAAAYRLVALYGWDDLIFTHLSARVPGPEHHFLINPYDMMFEEITASSLVKIDVDGQPVGKSDHPVNPAGFTIHSAIHMAREDAAAVMHLHTPHGQAVSAMEFGLLPHTQTSMIAGHDVAYHDYEGIATDLEERERLVQDIGDKNAMILRNHGTLTVGDSVASCFLRLYFLERACEAQVLMLAAGRDRLNTPPQGVEHKVAGQTNPKGMGMVAKALAWPALLRKLDRIDPGFRH, from the coding sequence ATGGCCACGTCGTTACGCAAGGATGAGTCCGCCGGGATGGCGCCGGGCGAATGGGAGGCGCGGGTCGATCTCGCCGCCGCCTACCGCCTCGTCGCGCTTTATGGCTGGGACGATCTGATCTTCACGCATCTGTCGGCGCGCGTGCCGGGGCCGGAGCATCACTTCCTGATCAACCCGTACGACATGATGTTCGAGGAAATTACCGCGTCCAGCCTCGTCAAGATCGATGTCGATGGCCAGCCGGTCGGCAAGAGCGATCACCCGGTCAATCCTGCCGGCTTCACAATCCATTCCGCGATCCACATGGCGCGCGAGGATGCCGCCGCGGTGATGCATTTGCACACGCCGCACGGGCAGGCGGTGTCGGCAATGGAGTTCGGGCTGTTGCCGCACACGCAGACCTCGATGATCGCGGGGCACGATGTCGCGTATCACGACTATGAGGGGATCGCGACCGACCTGGAGGAACGCGAGCGGCTGGTGCAGGACATCGGCGACAAGAATGCGATGATCCTGCGCAACCACGGCACGCTGACGGTGGGCGATAGCGTAGCCTCGTGTTTCCTGCGGCTCTATTTCCTCGAACGCGCATGCGAGGCGCAGGTGCTGATGCTGGCGGCGGGGCGCGACCGGCTCAATACGCCGCCGCAGGGCGTCGAGCACAAGGTCGCCGGACAGACCAATCCCAAGGGGATGGGCATGGTGGCGAAGGCGCTCGCGTGGCCGGCGCTGCTCCGCAAGCTCGATCGTATCGATCCCGGCTTCCGACACTGA